Below is a genomic region from Gloeocapsa sp. PCC 73106.
ATACTATATAATCTTTCTGACAAAGCACTTTGAATGATTTGCCTGAGTGAATCGGGATATTTTGAGATTAGTTTGAGTTCAGCCATCGTTTTTTTTCATCGATTTTAAGATGTCTTAATTTCACTTTCTTAGGGATTTTAACCTTACTAGGTTTACGTTGGTCTCGGTTAAGATGTTGTTTGATACAAGTTTAAATTAGCAGTCCTTGAGATGTCAACACCATAAAAAGAGCGATCGCTTATAACGAGTTGATAAAAGTGCGATCGCCCACTGAATGGAAGTGAAGCATTATCTCTGCTCATAAATGATCTGTGCTGTTTTGAGAATTTCCTGGCGACGAATCCAGTTTTCGCTGTTTTCAATCGCTTCTTTTAGTGCAATATCGATTACTCGTCCTGTTTTCCTTTCTAAGTCATGTTTAATCTTGGCAAGAGTTAATAAACCTTGGGGTGCGTTGGGGGCAAAACGGATGAGAATATCAATGTCGCTATCACAGTGAAATTGATTGCCCAAGACTGATCCAAATAGAGAAAGTTCGATAATCTGCCAATGCTGGCAAAATTGAGCAAGTTGGTCTATCGATAATCTTAAACGTTGTTGAATTTGGTAATCTAATTGGATTGGCATAGATTTTTAAAATTATTTTC
It encodes:
- a CDS encoding nucleotidyltransferase family protein, whose translation is MPIQLDYQIQQRLRLSIDQLAQFCQHWQIIELSLFGSVLGNQFHCDSDIDILIRFAPNAPQGLLTLAKIKHDLERKTGRVIDIALKEAIENSENWIRRQEILKTAQIIYEQR